A single genomic interval of Rhizobium leguminosarum bv. trifolii WSM1325 harbors:
- a CDS encoding protein of unknown function DUF6 transmembrane (PFAM: protein of unknown function DUF6 transmembrane~KEGG: rec:RHECIAT_CH0001406 putative permease membrane protein): MTTIAFTNDKSPSQVLGYAGGTITVLIWATWFLVTRHSAATPLGSIDIGLIRFGIPALVLSPVWLKTGLLPKGLPLHLLAIMVSGSGAVFFLLTTLAIHSTPAASSGILLGGSMPLAAALIGIALFRERPDGTRIAGLIAIVAGVLILLTRSLADASLPWTSFVLLPAGAILWASYTHAFRRSGLTAVQASALIAVWSFLIMGALALVFGISLPEATLPEIGLQVLSQGVLSGLVAMVAYGTAVRTLGGTQAAAFTALTPVLATLGGGLLLGEAIGMTEISAAVITGIGVALSTGIATPRR, from the coding sequence ATGACCACCATTGCTTTCACGAACGACAAGTCGCCATCGCAGGTACTGGGTTATGCCGGCGGCACCATTACCGTGCTGATCTGGGCGACATGGTTTCTTGTCACCCGCCACAGCGCCGCAACGCCCCTCGGCTCGATCGATATCGGGCTGATCCGCTTCGGAATTCCGGCGCTGGTGCTTTCGCCTGTCTGGCTGAAGACGGGACTGCTGCCGAAGGGCCTGCCGCTTCACCTGCTGGCGATCATGGTGTCCGGTTCGGGCGCTGTCTTCTTCCTGCTGACCACGCTGGCAATCCATTCCACGCCGGCGGCCTCTTCGGGGATTCTGCTCGGCGGCTCGATGCCGCTCGCCGCGGCGCTGATCGGGATTGCGCTGTTTCGCGAAAGACCTGACGGCACACGCATCGCCGGGCTTATCGCAATCGTTGCCGGCGTGCTGATCCTGCTCACGCGCAGCCTTGCAGACGCCTCGCTGCCATGGACGAGCTTCGTGCTGCTGCCGGCCGGCGCCATTCTCTGGGCAAGCTATACGCATGCCTTCCGCCGCTCCGGTCTGACCGCCGTACAGGCAAGCGCCCTGATCGCCGTCTGGTCCTTCCTGATCATGGGCGCGCTTGCCCTCGTCTTCGGCATCTCGCTGCCAGAGGCTACTCTCCCGGAGATCGGCCTGCAGGTGCTAAGCCAGGGCGTTCTTTCCGGCCTCGTCGCCATGGTCGCCTACGGCACCGCCGTCAGAACACTCGGCGGAACACAGGCTGCCGCCTTCACGGCGCTGACGCCGGTTCTCGCGACGCTTGGCGGCGGCTTGCTGCTTGGCGAAGCAATCGGCATGACGGAAATCAGCGCCGCCGTGATCACCGGCATCGGCGTGGCGCTGTCAACAGGTATCGCCACGCCACGCCGCTGA
- a CDS encoding transcriptional regulator, AsnC family (PFAM: regulatory protein AsnC/Lrp family~SMART: regulatory protein AsnC/Lrp family~KEGG: rec:RHECIAT_CH0001407 putative transcriptional regulator protein, AsnC family), with product MPNLDKFDIAILKCLQEDARATNVEIAEKVNLSPSPCLRRIRNLERSGIIRGYTADIDRKEVGLGLTVFVEFKVVQHSRENSEAQQKALLAIPEIVSCFLISGTADFLAEVVVEDLAAYERLLTETLLTLPNVSDIRSNFAIRSMKTHGPLKLPEGK from the coding sequence ATGCCAAATCTCGATAAATTCGATATTGCCATCCTGAAGTGCCTGCAGGAGGATGCACGGGCCACAAATGTCGAGATCGCCGAGAAGGTGAACCTTTCGCCGTCGCCCTGCCTGCGCCGCATCCGCAATCTCGAACGGTCCGGGATCATCCGCGGTTACACGGCAGATATCGATCGCAAGGAGGTCGGTCTCGGCCTCACCGTCTTCGTCGAATTCAAGGTCGTCCAGCACAGCCGCGAAAATTCCGAGGCGCAGCAGAAGGCGCTGCTCGCCATCCCCGAGATCGTCTCCTGTTTCCTGATCTCAGGCACGGCCGATTTCCTCGCCGAAGTGGTGGTGGAGGATCTCGCCGCCTACGAACGGCTTCTGACGGAAACGCTGTTGACCCTGCCGAATGTCAGCGACATCCGCTCGAACTTCGCCATCCGCAGCATGAAGACGCATGGGCCGTTGAAGTTGCCCGAGGGAAAATAA
- a CDS encoding magnesium transporter (KEGG: ret:RHE_CH01312 magnesium (mg2+) transporter protein~TIGRFAM: magnesium transporter~PFAM: MgtE integral membrane region; MgtE intracellular region; CBS domain containing protein~SMART: CBS domain containing protein) yields MNINRFPLRAGHAARAFINNSRGATIAERVEALNALSVQDAGRVLCGMPLDYAVNILDRPELRNAAQILALISAEDAARLLHGMSNDRVADVLLELDGETRARLFSSLDEPVRIAIQHLMGYPPRTAGGIMTTEFVSVPDSWTVARTLDHVRQVERSRETVYAIYVLDGVSHALLHVVTLRRLITGEPDASILSVAQKGAPVSADPLMKQEDVARLIRKHDLLALPVIDEQGQILGIVTVDDVIDTMISDTTEAAQRFGGMEALGQPYMKISFAGMIRKRAGWLAALFLGEMLTASAMQHFEGELEKAVVLTLFIPLIMSSGGNSGSQATSLIIRALALGELKLSDWWKVLLRELPTGVVLGAILGLVGFIRIVFWQSAGLYDYGPHWQMVAVTVFAALIGIVTFGSICGSMLPFVLQKLRLDPASASAPFVATLVDVTGLVIYFSVALLILSGTLL; encoded by the coding sequence ATGAATATCAATCGCTTCCCTCTTCGGGCAGGCCATGCCGCCCGTGCCTTCATCAACAACAGCCGCGGCGCAACGATCGCCGAACGCGTCGAAGCGTTGAACGCGCTGAGCGTCCAGGACGCCGGGCGTGTTCTATGCGGCATGCCGCTGGACTATGCGGTCAACATCCTCGACCGGCCGGAGCTTCGCAACGCCGCACAGATCCTTGCGCTGATCAGCGCCGAGGATGCCGCCCGGCTGCTGCACGGCATGTCGAACGACCGCGTCGCCGACGTGCTGCTCGAACTCGACGGCGAGACCCGCGCCCGGCTGTTCTCCAGCCTCGACGAACCGGTGCGCATCGCGATCCAGCACCTGATGGGCTATCCGCCGCGCACGGCCGGCGGCATCATGACGACGGAGTTCGTCAGTGTGCCTGACAGCTGGACCGTCGCCCGCACACTCGACCATGTGCGCCAGGTCGAACGCTCGCGCGAGACCGTCTACGCCATCTATGTGCTGGATGGGGTCAGCCATGCGCTGCTGCATGTGGTGACGCTGCGTCGCCTCATCACCGGCGAGCCGGACGCTTCGATCCTTTCCGTGGCACAGAAGGGCGCGCCGGTTTCGGCCGATCCGCTGATGAAGCAGGAGGATGTCGCCCGGCTGATCCGCAAGCACGACCTGCTTGCCCTGCCCGTCATCGACGAACAGGGGCAAATACTCGGCATCGTCACTGTCGACGACGTGATCGACACGATGATATCAGACACGACGGAAGCGGCCCAGAGGTTCGGCGGCATGGAGGCGCTCGGCCAGCCCTACATGAAGATCAGCTTCGCCGGCATGATCCGCAAGCGCGCCGGCTGGCTCGCTGCGCTCTTCCTCGGCGAGATGCTGACGGCAAGCGCCATGCAGCATTTCGAAGGCGAGCTGGAAAAGGCCGTGGTGCTGACGCTGTTCATCCCGCTGATCATGAGCTCGGGCGGCAATTCCGGTTCGCAGGCGACCTCGCTGATCATCCGGGCGCTGGCGCTCGGCGAGCTGAAGCTCTCGGACTGGTGGAAGGTGCTTTTGCGCGAACTGCCGACCGGCGTCGTGCTCGGCGCGATCCTCGGCCTCGTCGGCTTCATCCGCATCGTCTTCTGGCAGTCGGCCGGGCTTTACGATTACGGCCCGCACTGGCAGATGGTCGCCGTTACGGTGTTTGCCGCCCTGATCGGGATCGTCACCTTCGGTTCGATCTGCGGTTCGATGCTGCCCTTCGTGCTGCAGAAGCTCCGGCTCGATCCGGCCAGCGCCTCGGCCCCCTTCGTTGCCACGCTGGTCGATGTCACCGGGCTCGTCATCTACTTCTCGGTGGCGCTGCTCATCCTCAGCGGGACGCTGCTCTAA
- a CDS encoding zinc-binding alcohol dehydrogenase family protein (TIGRFAM: zinc-binding alcohol dehydrogenase family protein~PFAM: Alcohol dehydrogenase zinc-binding domain protein; Alcohol dehydrogenase GroES domain protein~KEGG: zinc-dependent alcohol dehydrogenase protein) yields the protein MRAVAYKTPQPISAETSLIDVELPMPEARGHDLLVEIKAVSVNPVDVKVRAHSAPPADELKVLGWDAAGIVKAIGADVTLFRPGDEVFYSGVISRPGSNAEFHLVDERIVGAKPKSLGFAAAAALPLTSITAYEALFDRLKVQDAVSGAGRSILIIGGAGGVGSIAIQIARALTDLTVIATASRPETQDWVKELGAHHVVDHSRPIAPQVAALGIGAPGFIFSTTNTDSHIGDIVEAIAPQGRFALIDDPKTLDIVPFKRKAVSVHWELMFTRPLYGTPDMIEQHKLLNKISELIDGGKIRTTLSEIVGPINAANLKTAHAMVESGRMKGKAVLAGF from the coding sequence ATGCGCGCCGTCGCCTATAAAACGCCCCAGCCGATCTCCGCCGAAACCTCGCTGATCGATGTCGAGCTGCCGATGCCGGAGGCCAGGGGCCACGATCTGCTCGTCGAGATCAAAGCCGTTTCGGTCAATCCCGTCGACGTGAAGGTGCGCGCCCATTCCGCGCCGCCCGCAGACGAACTCAAGGTGCTCGGCTGGGATGCCGCCGGCATCGTCAAGGCCATCGGCGCCGATGTCACCCTGTTCAGGCCGGGCGACGAAGTGTTTTACTCCGGCGTCATCAGCCGCCCGGGCAGCAATGCCGAATTCCATCTCGTCGACGAGCGTATCGTCGGCGCCAAACCGAAGAGCCTCGGTTTCGCGGCCGCGGCCGCCCTGCCGCTGACCTCGATCACGGCCTACGAAGCGCTATTCGACCGGCTGAAGGTGCAGGACGCGGTTTCGGGAGCGGGACGCTCCATCCTGATCATCGGCGGCGCCGGCGGCGTCGGCTCGATCGCTATTCAGATCGCCCGGGCATTGACCGATCTGACGGTGATCGCCACGGCGTCGCGGCCGGAAACGCAGGACTGGGTGAAGGAACTCGGCGCGCATCATGTCGTCGACCATTCCAGGCCGATTGCGCCGCAGGTGGCGGCTCTCGGCATCGGCGCGCCGGGATTCATATTCTCGACCACCAATACCGACAGTCATATCGGCGACATCGTCGAAGCGATTGCGCCGCAGGGCCGCTTCGCGCTGATCGACGATCCGAAGACGCTCGATATCGTACCCTTCAAGCGCAAGGCCGTCTCTGTCCATTGGGAGCTGATGTTCACCCGCCCGCTCTACGGCACGCCCGACATGATCGAGCAGCACAAGCTGCTGAACAAGATTTCCGAGCTCATCGACGGCGGAAAGATCCGCACCACGCTTTCGGAGATCGTCGGGCCGATCAATGCGGCAAACCTAAAGACGGCGCATGCCATGGTCGAAAGCGGCAGGATGAAGGGCAAGGCGGTGCTTGCAGGATTCTGA
- a CDS encoding transcriptional regulator, HxlR family (PFAM: helix-turn-helix HxlR type~KEGG: transcriptional regulator protein) has translation MSLPRAKLVKNFPGCPVEATLTYLDGKWKGVILFHLMEGTLRFNELRRKLPAVTQRMLTKQLRELEESGLVSRTVYPVVPPRVEYAMTPLGMTLKPVIQALAAWGDDYVFCSPEGRELRLASDGLRAPVAALKA, from the coding sequence ATGTCATTGCCGCGCGCCAAACTCGTCAAGAATTTCCCTGGCTGCCCGGTCGAAGCGACGCTGACCTACCTCGACGGGAAGTGGAAAGGCGTGATCCTCTTTCATCTGATGGAGGGAACCCTGCGCTTCAACGAATTGCGGCGTAAGCTCCCGGCCGTGACCCAGCGCATGCTGACCAAGCAGCTGCGTGAACTGGAAGAGTCCGGCCTTGTATCACGCACCGTCTATCCGGTCGTGCCGCCGAGGGTCGAATATGCAATGACGCCGCTCGGCATGACGCTGAAGCCTGTCATCCAGGCGTTGGCCGCTTGGGGTGACGATTATGTCTTCTGCAGCCCGGAAGGCCGCGAGCTGCGCTTGGCCTCAGACGGCCTGCGTGCTCCGGTCGCGGCGCTCAAGGCGTAG
- a CDS encoding major facilitator superfamily MFS_1 (PFAM: major facilitator superfamily MFS_1~KEGG: rec:RHECIAT_CH0001409 putative permease protein) gives MSEIAANISIDSLDEELPSAMTVALVQLALACGGFGIGTGEFAIMGLLPNVAETFSVTTPQAGYVISAYALGVVVGAPVIAVLAAKMARRTLLLMLMLIFAAGNISSAMAPTFESFTLLRFVSGLPHGAYFGVAALVAASMVPVHRRARAVGRVMLGLTVATLLGTPLTTFFGQSLDWQVAFFSVGVLGLLTVALIWFYVPKDRVSEEAGFLRELGAFRRPQVWLTLGIAAVGYGGMFAMFSYIASTTTEVAMLPETAVPIMLVLFGVGMNAGNFIGSWLADKSLLGTIGGSLIYNVVVLTTFSLTAANPYMLGLCVFLVGCGFAAGPALQTRLMDVAADAQTLAAASNHSAFNIANAIGAWLGGLVIAGGYGFAATGYVGAALSFLGLFVFAASLRLERRDRSTQAV, from the coding sequence GTGAGTGAGATTGCCGCCAATATTTCCATCGATAGCCTGGATGAAGAGCTGCCGTCGGCAATGACCGTGGCGCTGGTCCAGTTGGCGCTCGCCTGCGGCGGCTTCGGCATCGGCACCGGCGAATTCGCAATCATGGGATTGCTGCCCAATGTCGCCGAAACCTTCTCGGTCACCACGCCGCAAGCCGGCTACGTCATCAGCGCCTATGCGCTCGGAGTCGTCGTCGGCGCACCTGTTATTGCCGTGCTCGCTGCGAAGATGGCGCGCCGCACGCTGCTTTTAATGCTGATGCTGATCTTTGCCGCCGGCAATATATCAAGTGCCATGGCGCCGACCTTCGAAAGCTTCACGCTGCTGCGCTTTGTCAGCGGCCTGCCGCATGGCGCTTATTTCGGCGTCGCGGCCCTTGTCGCCGCCTCAATGGTGCCGGTGCATCGCCGCGCCCGCGCCGTCGGCCGCGTCATGCTCGGCCTGACCGTTGCGACACTTCTCGGCACGCCGTTGACGACCTTCTTCGGTCAGTCGCTCGACTGGCAGGTGGCGTTTTTCTCGGTCGGCGTGCTCGGCCTGCTAACGGTGGCGCTGATCTGGTTCTACGTTCCAAAGGACAGGGTTTCCGAGGAGGCGGGCTTCCTGCGCGAACTCGGCGCTTTCCGCCGGCCGCAGGTGTGGCTGACGCTCGGCATCGCCGCCGTCGGTTACGGCGGCATGTTCGCGATGTTCAGCTATATCGCCTCGACAACGACTGAGGTGGCGATGCTGCCGGAGACGGCCGTTCCGATCATGCTGGTCCTCTTCGGTGTCGGCATGAATGCGGGCAATTTCATCGGTTCGTGGCTCGCCGACAAATCGCTGCTCGGCACGATCGGCGGGTCGCTGATCTATAATGTCGTCGTGCTGACCACTTTCTCGCTGACCGCCGCCAATCCCTATATGCTCGGCCTTTGCGTCTTCCTCGTCGGCTGCGGTTTTGCTGCTGGACCGGCGCTGCAGACGCGGCTGATGGATGTCGCCGCCGACGCGCAGACGCTTGCGGCCGCTTCCAACCATTCCGCCTTCAACATCGCCAATGCGATCGGCGCCTGGCTCGGCGGCCTCGTCATCGCCGGGGGTTATGGTTTTGCGGCGACCGGCTATGTCGGTGCAGCACTATCCTTCCTCGGCCTCTTCGTCTTTGCAGCCTCGCTACGCCTTGAGCGCCGCGACCGGAGCACGCAGGCCGTCTGA
- a CDS encoding diacylglycerol kinase catalytic region (PFAM: diacylglycerol kinase catalytic region~SMART: diacylglycerol kinase catalytic region~KEGG: ret:RHE_CH01314 diacylglycerol kinase protein), translating to MKLVGFFNRDGGTFKTTDMLAYEKRAEAAFREAGHDFDAIVFSGKEIVPAMERAAKRDDIDGIVAGGGDGTISAAASIAWKNGIALGVVPAGTMNLFARSLRVPLDIWQALDVLASGEVDNVDIASANGRPFIHQFSAGLHARMVRYRNAYSYRSRLGKIRASTKAALGVIFNPPEFEVEFEAIGMRERRRVSAISVSNNPFGENALLYADNLRSGELGFYTANPLKPLGVARLAIDMLRGKVRENADVMVMHPAEVHLHFPKLRSKANCVMDGELLPLERDVSIRLHPGELKVLVKQGLAAQVNADERREPAA from the coding sequence ATGAAGCTTGTAGGCTTTTTCAATCGCGACGGCGGGACCTTCAAGACCACCGACATGCTGGCCTATGAAAAAAGGGCGGAGGCGGCTTTCCGCGAAGCGGGGCACGATTTTGACGCCATCGTCTTCTCAGGAAAGGAAATCGTTCCCGCCATGGAGCGGGCTGCCAAGCGCGACGATATCGACGGTATCGTTGCCGGCGGTGGTGACGGCACGATTTCGGCGGCGGCATCGATTGCCTGGAAAAACGGCATTGCGCTCGGCGTCGTGCCGGCCGGCACGATGAACCTCTTTGCCCGCTCGCTGCGTGTGCCGCTCGATATCTGGCAGGCGCTCGATGTGCTTGCCTCTGGCGAGGTCGACAATGTCGATATCGCCAGCGCCAACGGCCGGCCCTTCATCCACCAGTTTTCCGCCGGCCTGCATGCCCGCATGGTGCGTTACCGCAACGCCTACAGCTATCGTTCCCGGCTGGGCAAGATCCGGGCGAGTACGAAGGCTGCCTTGGGCGTCATCTTCAACCCGCCGGAATTCGAGGTCGAGTTCGAGGCGATCGGCATGCGCGAGCGCCGCAGGGTGTCGGCGATATCAGTCTCTAACAATCCCTTCGGAGAGAACGCGCTGCTTTACGCCGATAATTTGAGAAGCGGCGAACTCGGCTTTTACACGGCAAATCCGCTGAAGCCGCTTGGTGTCGCCCGCCTCGCCATCGACATGCTGCGCGGCAAGGTCCGCGAGAATGCCGATGTCATGGTGATGCACCCGGCCGAAGTGCACCTGCATTTCCCGAAACTGCGCTCCAAGGCCAATTGCGTCATGGACGGCGAGTTGCTGCCGCTCGAACGCGACGTCTCGATCCGGCTGCATCCGGGCGAATTGAAGGTTCTCGTCAAGCAGGGTCTCGCCGCCCAGGTGAATGCGGACGAACGCCGCGAGCCCGCTGCGTAA
- a CDS encoding Glutamate--putrescine ligase (PFAM: glutamine synthetase catalytic region~KEGG: ret:RHE_CH01315 glutamine synthetase protein), giving the protein MSRRIFKVMASDRMDGKADGGDPRFEILIVGMNGDLRGKQLPPGAEAKVWAGDIRLPTSTQSLDIWGDDNDDITGLSLTIGDPDGKVVPDRRSLAPMPWAPEGSMQVLATMHEFEGSPSFMDPRAILASVLERYAARGLTPVVATELEFYVMSGDWRETGRPCPPESLTFRGEPNGFQLYDMSVVDALDGYLQTLRAYARAQDLPADATTAEFGPGQFEVNLLHRADALAAADDCLYLKRIAEQAARRHGLKSTCMAKPYSEHAGSGLHVHASIIDGQGRNILDAKGGEPKMLKSAIAGLLDSMRAAQLIFAPFANSYRRFQPGSFAPVDLTWGSGHRGTAIRIPDKDGPAARIEHRVAGADANPYLLLAAILGGMLTGLDGDLDPGEETTPSHTPANTARLTHDFLSAVETFRTSPFIADIFGARYQALYGDTKRKEALAHLRTVSDFDYRTYLPRL; this is encoded by the coding sequence TTGTCCCGGAGGATTTTCAAGGTCATGGCAAGCGACAGGATGGACGGCAAGGCCGACGGCGGCGATCCGCGCTTCGAGATCCTGATCGTCGGCATGAACGGCGACCTGCGCGGCAAACAGCTTCCACCCGGCGCCGAAGCCAAGGTCTGGGCCGGGGACATCCGCCTGCCGACCTCGACGCAATCGCTCGACATCTGGGGTGACGACAATGACGATATCACCGGCCTGTCACTGACGATCGGCGATCCTGACGGCAAGGTCGTCCCCGACCGGCGCAGCTTGGCGCCGATGCCTTGGGCGCCCGAGGGCTCGATGCAGGTGCTCGCCACCATGCACGAATTCGAAGGGAGCCCGAGCTTCATGGATCCGCGCGCCATCCTCGCTTCGGTGCTGGAGCGCTATGCGGCGCGCGGGCTGACGCCCGTCGTCGCCACCGAGCTGGAATTTTACGTGATGTCGGGAGACTGGCGCGAAACCGGACGCCCCTGCCCGCCCGAAAGCCTCACCTTTCGCGGCGAACCGAACGGTTTTCAGCTCTACGACATGAGCGTCGTCGACGCGCTCGACGGCTATTTGCAGACGCTGAGGGCCTATGCGAGAGCGCAGGACCTGCCGGCGGATGCGACGACAGCGGAATTCGGTCCGGGCCAGTTCGAGGTCAACCTGCTGCACCGCGCGGACGCGCTGGCAGCCGCCGACGATTGCCTCTATCTCAAGCGCATCGCCGAACAGGCGGCGCGCCGGCACGGGCTGAAATCGACCTGCATGGCCAAACCCTATTCCGAACATGCCGGCTCCGGCCTGCATGTGCATGCGAGTATCATCGACGGACAAGGCCGCAACATCCTCGATGCCAAGGGCGGCGAGCCGAAGATGCTCAAATCGGCGATAGCAGGCCTGCTCGACTCCATGCGCGCGGCGCAGCTGATCTTCGCCCCCTTCGCCAATTCCTACCGCCGCTTCCAGCCGGGCTCGTTTGCGCCTGTCGATCTGACCTGGGGAAGCGGCCATCGCGGCACGGCGATCCGCATCCCCGACAAGGATGGGCCGGCCGCACGCATCGAGCACCGCGTCGCCGGCGCCGACGCCAATCCCTATCTGCTGCTGGCAGCGATCCTCGGCGGCATGCTCACCGGTCTCGACGGCGACCTCGACCCCGGTGAGGAGACGACGCCATCGCACACACCTGCGAATACGGCGCGACTGACGCATGATTTCCTCAGCGCCGTCGAGACCTTCCGCACCTCGCCGTTCATCGCCGATATCTTCGGCGCGCGCTATCAGGCGCTCTATGGCGACACCAAGCGCAAGGAAGCGCTTGCGCATCTGCGCACCGTTTCGGATTTCGACTACCGCACCTATCTGCCGCGGCTCTGA
- a CDS encoding aminotransferase class-III (PFAM: aminotransferase class-III~KEGG: ret:RHE_CH01316 putative aminotransferase): MPDTYPPSNLAAIDAAHHLHPFADMKKLNAEGARIIQRGEGVYIFDNHGRKYLDGFAGLWCVNIGYGRREIADAATRQMNELPYYNTFFGTTSTSATLLAQKVTSHAGERFNHIFFTGSGSEANDTWFRMARVYWSAIGKPSKKIVISRRNGYHGSTVAGASLGGMKYMHEQGDLPIPGIVHIGQPYWYGEGGDLSPAEFGLKVARELEAKIDELGEENVAAFVAEPVQGAAGVIIPPETYWPEIDRICKARNILLVTDEVICGFGRLGAWFGHQYFGVEPDLAPIAKGLSSGYLPIGGVLVSDRIADVLINDVGDFNHGFTYSGHPVCAAAALENLRIIEEERLVERVRDDIGPYFGRAWAELADHDLVGEAASIGLMGGLQLAAEKSTRARYAKPDQVGALVRNHALANGLVLRATGDRMLASPPLVISHAEVDEMARITRLALDLAWKELKS, from the coding sequence ATGCCCGATACTTACCCACCTTCGAACCTCGCCGCGATCGACGCTGCGCACCACCTGCATCCGTTCGCCGACATGAAGAAGCTGAATGCCGAGGGCGCGCGTATCATCCAGCGCGGCGAGGGCGTCTACATCTTCGACAATCACGGCAGGAAATATCTCGATGGTTTCGCCGGCCTCTGGTGCGTCAATATTGGCTATGGCCGCCGCGAGATTGCCGATGCCGCCACCAGGCAGATGAACGAGCTGCCCTACTACAACACCTTCTTCGGCACGACCTCGACGTCTGCGACGCTGCTGGCGCAGAAGGTCACCTCCCATGCCGGGGAACGGTTCAACCATATCTTCTTCACCGGCTCCGGCTCGGAGGCGAACGACACCTGGTTCCGCATGGCCCGCGTCTACTGGAGCGCCATCGGCAAACCGTCGAAGAAGATCGTCATATCGAGAAGGAACGGCTATCACGGTTCGACCGTCGCCGGCGCCAGCCTCGGCGGCATGAAATACATGCATGAGCAGGGCGATCTGCCGATCCCTGGAATCGTCCATATCGGCCAGCCCTATTGGTACGGCGAGGGCGGCGATCTCTCACCCGCCGAATTCGGTCTCAAGGTTGCCCGCGAGCTCGAAGCGAAGATCGACGAACTCGGCGAGGAGAATGTCGCCGCCTTCGTCGCCGAACCCGTGCAGGGGGCTGCCGGCGTCATCATCCCGCCCGAGACCTACTGGCCGGAGATCGACCGCATCTGCAAGGCGCGCAATATCCTGCTGGTGACCGACGAGGTAATCTGCGGTTTCGGCCGTCTGGGCGCCTGGTTCGGCCACCAGTATTTCGGCGTCGAGCCCGATCTGGCGCCGATCGCCAAGGGGCTTTCCTCCGGCTACCTGCCGATCGGCGGCGTACTCGTCAGCGACCGCATCGCCGATGTGCTGATCAACGATGTCGGCGACTTCAACCACGGTTTCACCTATTCCGGCCACCCGGTCTGCGCTGCCGCAGCCCTCGAAAACCTGCGCATCATCGAAGAGGAAAGACTGGTCGAGCGCGTGCGCGACGATATCGGCCCCTATTTCGGCAGGGCCTGGGCAGAGCTCGCAGACCATGATCTGGTCGGCGAAGCCGCCAGCATCGGCCTGATGGGCGGACTGCAGCTTGCCGCCGAGAAGAGCACGCGCGCTCGTTATGCCAAGCCCGATCAGGTCGGTGCGCTGGTGCGCAACCACGCGCTGGCGAACGGTCTCGTGCTGCGCGCCACCGGCGACCGCATGCTCGCCTCGCCGCCGCTCGTCATCAGCCACGCCGAGGTGGACGAGATGGCGAGGATCACCAGGCTGGCGCTCGATTTGGCCTGGAAGGAACTGAAATCCTGA
- a CDS encoding conserved hypothetical protein (KEGG: atc:AGR_C_1993 hypothetical protein), translating to MDFTGSPRDHIAEGLRGLPYRNRCIYYRSYHDRIVVLRVKHGAEDIKSQDFEL from the coding sequence GTGGACTTCACCGGATCTCCACGCGACCACATTGCGGAAGGCCTGCGCGGCCTGCCCTACCGGAACCGCTGCATCTACTACCGCTCCTATCACGACCGCATCGTTGTCCTACGTGTCAAGCATGGCGCCGAGGATATCAAGTCGCAGGATTTCGAGCTTTAG
- a CDS encoding putative addiction module antidote protein, CopG/Arc/MetJ family (PFAM: protein of unknown function UPF0156~KEGG: rec:RHECIAT_CH0001414 hypothetical protein), with the protein MARAKTFSLGDTYDGILSDLVRNGRFGTETEAVRAGIRMLADHELKMQVLRKDIQAADAEIEAGLGKEYATGAEFLKDVMNES; encoded by the coding sequence ATGGCACGGGCAAAAACCTTTTCCCTTGGCGATACCTATGACGGGATTCTATCGGATCTTGTCCGCAATGGCCGGTTCGGCACCGAAACCGAGGCCGTGCGGGCAGGCATCCGTATGCTCGCCGACCACGAGCTGAAAATGCAGGTGCTGCGTAAGGATATTCAGGCGGCGGATGCCGAGATCGAAGCCGGCCTCGGCAAGGAATACGCTACCGGCGCGGAGTTCCTCAAAGACGTCATGAACGAAAGCTAA